The following coding sequences are from one Homalodisca vitripennis isolate AUS2020 chromosome 7, UT_GWSS_2.1, whole genome shotgun sequence window:
- the LOC124366767 gene encoding uncharacterized protein LOC124366767 — protein sequence MRLARLQRQAALRVASAYRTVSEPAVLVVAGVIPVKLLAEERKAIYQRKGEIGKEPHATSSERTRTYRQWQGLWDQKTRGRWTARLIPMFQLWVKWRHGEVDYYLTQFLTGHEYFQSYLFLMRKTGSPDCIYCPGVPDDAEHTFFRCPHWDRPRLEATCTLGVFRWTLSAK from the coding sequence ATGCGGCTTGCTCGGTTGCAGCGACAAGCAGCTCTCAGAGTCGCATCAGCATATCGTACAGTttctgagcctgccgtcctggtggttgctgGAGTCATCCCGGTCAAACTTCTGGCTGAGGAGAGGAAAGCAATATACCAGCgaaaaggcgagatcggcaaggaacCACATGCCACATCATCAGAGCGCACCCGCACCTACCGGCAATGGCAGGGGTTATGGGATCAAAAGACCCGTGGACGTTGGACAGCACGGCTGATACCGATGTTCCAGCTTTGGGTGAAATGGCGACATGGTGAGGTGGACTATTACCTCACCCAGTTTCTCACCGGTCATGAATATTTTCAGTCCTACCTTTTCTTGATGCgaaagaccggttcaccggactGCATTTATTGCCCGGGTGTTCCCGATGATGCGGAGCATACATTCTTCCGCTGTCCACATTGGGATAGGCCCCGCCTTGAGGCAACATGCACTCTAGGTGTTTTTCGGTGGACTCTGTCTGCCAAGTGA